The following are encoded in a window of Roseimaritima ulvae genomic DNA:
- a CDS encoding type II secretion system F family protein — MPDFAYVARDSSGKKVTGTIDAGNSRDAAMQLASRSLFPVDVKPADRRAAAAPNQLRSRRVKPQTMAVFYGQLASLLRSGVSMMRSLTVLGEQASDKNLNVVLADIRSRVEEGEPLGNAMARYPRVFSEMGINMVRAGTEGGFLEDALDRVSTFTELQEDLKGKTVSAMAYPVFLFGVGSIVITVLIVFFVPKFDPLFARLRDKGEMPALTDGLLSFSMMLQSYGIYILLALIALGFFIRFKLQSEAGKFAADRIKLRIPVLGDILMNLAVARFCRVLGTLLGNGVPILKSLEISRAATGNRLLSRSIGEASENIRSGESLASPLRSSGYFPNTVVEMISVAEESNSLESVLPTIADTLEKRTFRRLDLFVRLLEPVMLLIMATLVLIVVMALLIPVIKSSSAI; from the coding sequence ATGCCTGACTTTGCATACGTGGCCCGCGACTCCAGCGGCAAAAAGGTTACCGGAACCATCGATGCGGGCAACTCGCGTGACGCCGCCATGCAATTGGCCAGTCGCTCGTTGTTTCCGGTCGACGTTAAACCCGCCGACCGGCGAGCCGCCGCAGCGCCCAACCAGCTCCGCTCGCGCCGCGTCAAACCCCAGACCATGGCCGTGTTCTACGGCCAACTGGCCTCATTGCTGCGCAGTGGCGTGTCGATGATGCGGTCCCTGACCGTACTGGGGGAACAGGCTTCTGACAAAAACTTAAACGTCGTCTTGGCCGATATTCGCTCGCGCGTCGAAGAGGGCGAACCGCTGGGCAACGCCATGGCCCGGTACCCCCGCGTGTTCAGCGAGATGGGCATCAACATGGTCCGCGCGGGAACCGAAGGCGGGTTCCTGGAAGACGCCTTGGACCGGGTCAGCACGTTCACCGAACTGCAAGAAGACCTCAAGGGCAAAACCGTCAGCGCGATGGCCTATCCGGTGTTCCTGTTCGGCGTCGGCTCGATCGTGATCACGGTCCTGATCGTGTTCTTTGTGCCCAAGTTTGATCCGCTGTTCGCGCGGCTGCGAGACAAAGGCGAAATGCCGGCCCTGACCGACGGTCTGCTATCGTTCAGCATGATGTTGCAGTCCTACGGGATCTACATCTTGTTAGCCTTGATCGCCCTGGGGTTCTTCATCCGTTTTAAACTGCAGAGCGAAGCCGGTAAATTTGCCGCCGACCGGATCAAATTAAGAATCCCGGTGCTCGGCGACATTTTGATGAACCTGGCCGTAGCTCGCTTTTGCCGCGTACTGGGCACCCTGCTGGGCAACGGCGTGCCGATTTTGAAGTCGCTGGAAATCAGTCGAGCCGCCACCGGTAACCGTTTGCTGAGCCGTTCGATCGGCGAAGCCAGCGAGAACATTCGTTCGGGAGAAAGCTTGGCTTCACCGCTTCGCAGCAGCGGTTATTTCCCCAACACCGTGGTGGAAATGATCAGCGTCGCCGAAGAAAGCAACTCGCTGGAGAGCGTCCTGCCGACGATCGCCGACACCCTGGAAAAACGCACCTTCCGCCGCCTGGACCTATTCGTCCGGCTGCTGGAACCGGTGATGCTGCTGATCATGGCCACGCTGGTGTTGATCGTGGTGATGGCCCTGCTGATCCCCGTCATCAAAAGCTCCTCCGCCATCTAG
- a CDS encoding GspE/PulE family protein, whose protein sequence is MIMEAGEILRKRGLLTEDQLQQSQSTGSASVIQSAIELGYVDEREALRVLADEVGLDFVDLRETEVDLSALKGFPQKLIYRHSLFPIRNEHGSLVVATADPLDLYPLDEASAAICQSITPVVAERGEIARLVKRHMGVGSETVEGLMAATVEDDEVELLDQIETDGSELSEMAQEASVVRLVNEIMLEAIESRASDVHIESQSDGLVIRYRIDGILHPQPVPPEINRFQAAIISRLKIMARLNIAEKRLPQDGRIKLRVHGREVDIRLSVIPMIHGEGLVMRILDKGSMVFDLQGLGMNPATYEPFSKLIRLPHGIVLVTGPTGSGKTTTLYSSLMEIKGPDNKIITTEDPVEYQLDGINQIQVHPKIGLTFAASLRSILRHDPDIVLIGEIRDLETAENAIQASLTGHLVFSTLHTNDAAGAYTRMTDMGVEPFLVASTVEAVMAQRLLRKLCEHCKEPYQPNRDDLPPDFPWEELDGRPLYRSAGCRVCRKVGYTGRMGIYELLVTNENIRQLAHDRVSSWEIRKAALEGGMRTLRMDAWDKALVGKTSVDEVIRITKGDRL, encoded by the coding sequence ATGATCATGGAAGCCGGCGAAATCCTGCGTAAACGCGGATTGCTGACCGAAGATCAATTGCAACAGAGCCAGTCCACAGGCTCGGCCAGTGTGATCCAGTCGGCAATCGAACTGGGCTATGTCGACGAGCGTGAGGCGCTGCGGGTATTGGCCGATGAAGTGGGGTTGGATTTTGTCGACTTGAGGGAAACCGAAGTCGATCTATCGGCCCTCAAAGGGTTTCCCCAAAAGCTGATCTATCGGCACTCGCTGTTCCCGATTCGCAACGAACACGGCTCGCTGGTCGTGGCCACGGCCGACCCGCTGGACCTGTACCCGCTGGACGAAGCCAGCGCGGCGATCTGCCAAAGCATCACGCCGGTGGTCGCCGAACGCGGTGAAATCGCTCGGCTAGTTAAACGTCACATGGGCGTCGGCAGTGAAACCGTCGAAGGCTTGATGGCCGCCACGGTCGAAGACGACGAGGTCGAACTGCTCGACCAAATCGAAACCGACGGCAGCGAACTATCGGAGATGGCTCAAGAGGCCTCGGTGGTTCGCCTGGTCAACGAAATCATGCTGGAAGCCATCGAATCGCGAGCCAGTGACGTGCACATCGAATCCCAGTCCGATGGGCTGGTGATCCGCTACCGCATCGACGGCATCCTGCACCCCCAACCGGTGCCGCCCGAAATCAACCGCTTCCAAGCCGCCATCATCAGCCGCTTGAAAATCATGGCCCGGCTGAACATCGCCGAAAAACGCCTGCCTCAGGACGGACGCATCAAACTTCGCGTGCACGGCCGCGAGGTGGATATTCGTCTGAGTGTGATCCCGATGATCCACGGCGAAGGCCTGGTCATGCGTATCCTCGACAAAGGCTCGATGGTCTTCGACCTGCAAGGCCTGGGGATGAATCCGGCAACCTACGAACCGTTCAGCAAACTGATCCGGCTGCCTCACGGGATCGTGCTGGTGACCGGCCCCACGGGTTCGGGTAAAACCACCACGCTGTACAGTTCCTTGATGGAAATCAAAGGACCGGACAACAAGATCATCACCACCGAAGACCCGGTCGAGTACCAACTGGACGGCATCAACCAGATCCAGGTCCACCCTAAAATTGGGCTGACCTTTGCCGCTTCGCTGCGCAGCATCCTGCGACATGACCCGGACATTGTGCTGATCGGGGAAATCCGCGACTTGGAAACCGCCGAAAACGCCATCCAAGCTTCGCTGACCGGTCACTTGGTGTTCAGCACGCTGCACACCAACGACGCCGCCGGCGCCTACACGCGTATGACCGATATGGGCGTGGAACCGTTCCTGGTCGCCAGCACGGTAGAAGCCGTGATGGCTCAGCGGCTGCTGCGGAAATTGTGCGAGCACTGCAAGGAACCCTACCAACCCAATCGTGACGACCTGCCGCCGGACTTCCCTTGGGAAGAACTGGACGGCCGGCCGCTGTATCGCAGCGCGGGTTGCCGAGTCTGCAGAAAAGTCGGTTATACCGGCCGGATGGGGATCTATGAGCTGTTGGTCACCAACGAAAACATTCGTCAGTTGGCTCACGATCGGGTCAGCAGCTGGGAGATTCGTAAAGCGGCTCTGGAAGGTGGCATGCGAACCTTGCGGATGGACGCATGGGACAAAGCGTTGGTGGGCAAGACCAGCGTCGACGAGGTAATCCGCATCACTAAGGGCGATCGACTGTAA